Proteins found in one Arachis stenosperma cultivar V10309 chromosome 8, arast.V10309.gnm1.PFL2, whole genome shotgun sequence genomic segment:
- the LOC130946689 gene encoding uncharacterized protein LOC130946689, with translation MPKEKSPGLKILWLWTFGTAAVLVGNALRTTIRDMDALMNAEQQKHHDPPQIIMDTLPPQTEADFPDDKT, from the exons ATGCCCAAAGAGAAGAGCCCTggcttgaagatcttatggctCTGGACCTTTGGAACTGCTGCTG TATTAGTTGGCAATGCGTTGAGGACAACAATAAGGGACATGGACGCGCTCATGAATGCCGAACAACAAAAACATCATGATCCCCCTCAAATTATAATGGATACGTTGCCTCCCCAAACTGAAGCTGATTTTCCTGATGATAAAACATGA
- the LOC130946016 gene encoding uncharacterized protein LOC130946016 → MPKSRYSYNPNHENGIGDGSAIKSFNVTLPPLSLPNYACDDTTTSITDPHYPLTINGSNNSELMSGINQLDLNQKSKEKKTIGYGNNDDVNPSFIHRASSSSSRGASMSDHAAKEMLKTHQVEYACPTKESLIWTQQNLKRYDHDFPFKIIDGSSVYEKFFEKVVLKPQGGVGRGIRIVNHNNNSDNEPIRNNINQQHHHHVDPNNNNQKKVIDDVIVNDGEDGGIQSLPYKKNRPYTYSKCMAVFETSQKFAAHLSSHYKLESKAKRMKREMAKMMRRIKKGPSLNISNNISKILEEEEDLLCRSMW, encoded by the coding sequence ATGCCCAAATCTCGTTACTCTTATAACCCTAACCATGAAAATGGCATTGGTGATGGTAGTGCTATCAAGAGCTTTAACGTTACCCTTCCACCTCTTTCTTTACCCAATTATGCTTGTGATGACACTACCACCAGTATCACTGATCCACATTACCCATTAACAATCAATGGTAGTAATAATAGTGAACTAATGAGTGGGATTAACCAACTTGACCTAAATCAAAAgtcaaaagagaagaaaacaattGGATATGGTAATAATGATGATGTGAATCCCAGTTTCATTCATCgtgcatcatcatcatcatctagaGGTGCAAGTATGAGTGATCATGCAGCAAAAGAGATGTTGAAAACTCATCAAGTTGAATATGCATGTCCAACGAAGGAGAGTCTGATTTGGACACAACAAAATCTCAAAAGGTATGATCATGATTTTCCCTTTAAAATAATTGATGGGTCTTCTGTTTATGAAAAATTCTTTGAAAAAGTAGTGTTGAAGCCACAAGGAGGAGTAGGAAGAGGAATAAGAATAGTTAATCACAATAATAACAGTGATAACGAACCAATTAGAAATAACATCAATCAGCAGCACCATCACCACGTTGatccaaataataataatcaaaagAAGGTAATTGATGATGTTATTGTTAACGATGGTGAGGATGGAGGAATCCAAAGCCTTCCTTACAAGAAAAATAGGCCGTACACGTATTCAAAGTGTATGGCAGTGTTCGAAACATCACAAAAGTTTGCAGCTCATTTAAGTTCTCACTACAAGCTTGAGAGTAAGGCTAAGAGAATGAAGAGAGAAATGGCCAAAATGATGCGTAGAATAAAAAAAGGACCGTCCTTGAACATCAGCAACAACATATCAAAAATTTTGGAAGAGGAGGAGGATCTGCTTTGCAGGTCAATGTGGTAG